From a single Anomalospiza imberbis isolate Cuckoo-Finch-1a 21T00152 chromosome 16, ASM3175350v1, whole genome shotgun sequence genomic region:
- the GDE1 gene encoding glycerophosphodiester phosphodiesterase 1 isoform X1 — protein sequence MLCHGEGLLSSLTALMALALALSRSPALACLLPAGLYLALHLLALEPAAPQSAQRVLRPRGAAARIAHRGGAHDAPENTLAAIRQAAENGATGVELDLEFSADGVPILMHDDTVERTTDGAGRLRDLTFEEIRKLNPSAKHRLRSQFQDEKVPTLREAVVESMHHNLTIYFDVKGHANQAVDALKQLYQEFPQLYNSSIVCSFMPDVVYKMRQADRNVVTALTHRPWQLSHLGDGTPRFNSFWKHFLYMVMDVILDWSLHSFLWRLCGVSAFLIQKNFVSQDYVRHWSSRGIRVVAWTVNTFAEKSYYESVLECSYITDSLVEDCDPHY from the exons ATGCTGTGCCACGGGGAGGGCCTGCTGAGCTCCCTCACGGCTCTGATGGCGCTGGCGCTGGCGCTGAGCCGCAGCCCGGCGCTGGCCTGCCTGCTGCCGGCCGGGCTCTACCTGGCGCTGCACCTCTTGGCCCTGGAGCCCGCGGCGCCCCAGAGCGCGCAGCGCGTGCTGCGgccccgcggcgccgccgcccgcaTCGCGCACCGCGGCGGCGCGCACGACGCGCCCGAGAACACGCTGGCGGCCATCCGACAG gcagctGAGAATGGAGCAACAGGTGTGGAGCTGGATCTTGAATTTAGTGCAGATGGTGTCCCCATTCTCATGCACGATGACACAGTCGAAAGGACAACTGATGGGGCTGGGAGACTGCGGGACCTGACTTTTGAGGAAATCAGGAAGCTTAATCCATCTGCAAAACACAGGCTACG GAGCCAGTTCCAAGATGAAAAGGTGCCAACTCTGAGAGAAGCTGTTGTGGAGTCTATGCATCACAATCTTACCATCTACTTCGATGTCAAAGGCCATGCAAATCAG GCAGTTGATGCCCTGAAACAACTCTACCAGGAATTTCCACAGCTGTATAACAGCAGCATTGTCTGTTCTTTCATGCCAGATGTCGTTTATAAG ATGAGACAAGCTGACAGAAATGTTGTGACAGCACTGACACacaggccctggcagctgagTCACCTGGGAGATGGGACACCCCGATTCAATTCCTTCTGGAAGCATTTCTTGTACATGGTGATGGATGTCATTCTGGACTGGAGCCTACACAGTTTCTTGTGGCGATTGTGTGGGGTTTCAGCTTTCCTCATACAGAAAAATTTTGTTTCTCA GGACTACGTGAGGCACTGGTCTTCCAGAGGAATTCGAGTGGTTGCCTGGACAGTGAACACGTTTGCAGAGAAAAGCTACTACGAAAGTGTCCTTGAGTGCAGCTACATCACCGACAGCCTGGTGGAGGACTGTGACCCTCACTACTGA
- the TMC5 gene encoding transmembrane channel-like protein 5 isoform X2, producing MSYHYNEAFENPDYHFSETLEIDRRGSSQRNRLSYQTPYDSSLHGSFGEHRGREQNYPVAIPMDSLGPGSDYSQDLPRTGPYGNFTDSLSFEPEPEETYTPYSTFHMLDYPYTHGISSGSEDSFIRRRNRRPPDEIFMTSSSMFETDPVCSEEEDLVRSLASMSTNERIKTIQKMPETMRKKREIRNKVLKEITKKSRHRGAQCTQCLQGAAVSFRRFGNNLSEYFHQLRLWHKTLKIIGAEFGTSVLSYFVFLKWLLNLNIISFLINFGFITIPQFLAAEPNNLSFTGLELFTGAGYFQQTVLYYGFYTNATISKVENGPSYNMQLAYIFTVGIYFVICFLILLFSMAKFFSRNINPQTFSVNASKLLCTWDFNITNEKAVKLQQKNLHTQIKEGLTEVNKEVRNFSVMERVVRIATHLLAWLASLGTAAAACAGVYFLSINNLELFMKGYRNDLESQTAMLVLPVIVSLLNTLIPFFFSWLGHLEKFQTPGQHIYVTITRNTILKMSVVGILCYYWLNIVATSESQCWETLVGQDIYRLVLVDFIFCLLGSFFGEFLRRIIGTTVCMSLGLPEFDIGRNVLDLIYAQTLTWIGILFSPLLPGIQMIAFFIVFFVKKVSLMRNCQPPRKVWRTAQMMTSFIFLLFCPSFLGVLSVIGVTVWRLKPSEECGPFRGLSSMYAAVDEWVQILESYTASKWVVWIYHNLISSELFFFILSSILLIVTYLYWQIIQGRKTMTELLRKQINNAGKDKIFLLKKLRALQRAKRSSSALGGRGQQRSASSSRQPAQEVPGYPERAFDRNQNTSYNEHPFSVEISSSSDSPPGKQLR from the exons ATGTCTTATCATTACAATGAAGCCTTTGAAAATCCAGACTACCACTTCTCAGAGACATTGGAAATTGATAGAAG GGGGAGTTCTCAAAGGAATCGATTATCTTACCAAACCCCTTATGATTCATCTCTGCATGGTTCTTTTGGAGAACACAGAGGCAGGGAGCAGAACTACCCTGTGGCCATCCCAATGGATTCCCTGGGACCTGGCTCTGACTACAGCCAGGATTTACCCAGAACAGGTCCATATGGAAATTTCACAG ACAGTCTTTCCTTTGAGCCTGAGCCAGAAGAGACTTACACCCCCTATTCTACCTTCCATATGCTGGATTATCCCTACACTCATGGAATTTCCAGTGGATCAGAAG ACAGCTTCATTCGGAGACGCAACCGAAGACCACCTGATGAGATCTTCATGACTTCTTCCAGCATGTTTGAAACAGATCCAGTGTGCAGTGAAG AGGAAGATTTAGTTAGAAGTCTTGCAAGTATGTCCACCAATGAAAGGATTAAAACAATCCAGAAGATGCCAGAGACcatgagaaaaaagagagagatcag AAACAAAGTTCttaaagaaataacaaaaaaatcaagGCATCGTGGTGCTCAGTGTACACAgtgtctgcagggagcagcagtg tCATTTCGGCGATTTGGAAATAACctttcagaatattttcacCAACTGCGGCTGTGGCACAAGACTCTGAAGATCATTGGTGCTGAGTTTGGAACAAGTGTTCTTTCTTACTTTGTTTTCTTGAAGTGGCTGCTAAATTTGAACATCATCTCATTCCTCATAAACTTTGGTTTCATCACAATTCCTCagtttcttgcagcagaacCAAATAACCTTTCGTTCACGGGCCTGGAGCTGTTCACTGGAGCT GGTTATTTTCAACAAACAGTGCTCTACTATGGCTTTTACACCAATGCTACAATCAGTAAAGTGGAGAATGGTCCATCTTACAACATGCAACTGGCCTATATTTTCACTGTTGGAATATATTTTGTCATCTGTTTTCTTATCTTGTTGTTCAG CATGGCAAAATTCTTCTCCAGGAACATTAACCCTCAGACATTCTCTGTGAATGCCAGCAAGCTGCTCTGCACTTGGGACTTCAATATAACTAATGAAAAAGCTGTGAAACTGCAACAAAAGAATCTCCACACACAAATAAAG GAAGGGCTCACTGAAGTAAACAAAGAAGTTCGAAATTTTTCTGTGATGGAGAGAGTTGTTCGTATTGCTACTCATCTTCTTGCTTGGCTTGCTTCcctgggaacagcagcagctgcttgtgcTGGTGTTTACTTCCTCTCCATTAATAACCTCGAG CTGTTTATGAAAGGGTATAGAAATGATCTAGAGAGCCAAACTGCCATGTTGGTGCTACCTGTGATTGTATCTCTCCTCAACACATTGATCCCATTCTTCTTCTCCTGGCTTGGGCACCTGGAGAAGTTTCAGACTCCAGGACAACACATATATGTCACTATTACCAG AAATACCATCCTGAAAATGTCAGTTGTTGGAATACTGTGCTACTACTGGCTTAACATCGTGGCTACCTCAGAGTCACAG TGCTGGGAAACTTTGGTTGGCCAAGATATTTATCGTCTTGTTCTAGTTGACTTcatattttgtttgcttggcTCTTTCTTTGGGGAGTTTTTACGAAG AATTATTGGAACTACAGTCTGCATGAGCCTAGGGCTGCCAGAATTTGATATTGGACGAAATGTTTTAGATTTGATCTATGCACAGACTTTGACCTG GATTGGTATCCTGTTTTCACCTCTGTTGCCTGGTATCCAGATGATAGCATTTTTTATAGTATTTTTTGTGAAAAAG GTCAGTCTGATGAGGAATTGCCAGCCCCCTCGCAAAGTCTGGAGAACTGCTCAAATGATGACATCcttcattttcctgctgttttgtccttccttccttggaGTCCTGTCTGTCATTGGAGTCACTGTCTGGAG GTTAAAACCTTCAGAAGAATGTGGCCCTTTCAGAGGTTTGTCTTCTATGTATGCCGCAGTCGATGAGTGGGTACAAATACTGGAAAGTTACACTGCCTCAAAATGGGTAGTGTGGATCTACCATAATTTAATTTCAAGTGAACTTTTCTTCTTCATCCTGTCTAGTATTTTACT AATTGTTACTTATCTTTACTGGCAAATAATACAAGGAAGAAAGACCATGACTGAACTCTTACGTAAGCAAATTAATAAT GCAGGAAAAGATAAGATATTTCTGCTCAAAAAGCTACGAGCACTGCAAAGGGCAAAGCGAAGCTCATCTGCACTGGGAGGAAGAGGCCAGCAG AGAAGTGCCTCTTCATCCAGGCAGCCTGCCCAGGAGGTGCCAGGCTACCCAGAAAGGGCGTTTGACAGAAACCAAAACACATCCTACAATGAG catCCCTTTTCTGTTGAGATCTCAAGCAGCAGTGACTCTCCACCAGGTAAGCAACTAAGATGA
- the TMC5 gene encoding transmembrane channel-like protein 5 isoform X1, with protein MSYHYNEAFENPDYHFSETLEIDRRGSSQRNRLSYQTPYDSSLHGSFGEHRGREQNYPVAIPMDSLGPGSDYSQDLPRTGPYGNFTDSLSFEPEPEETYTPYSTFHMLDYPYTHGISSGSEDSFIRRRNRRPPDEIFMTSSSMFETDPVCSEEEDLVRSLASMSTNERIKTIQKMPETMRKKREIRNKVLKEITKKSRHRGAQCTQCLQGAAVSFRRFGNNLSEYFHQLRLWHKTLKIIGAEFGTSVLSYFVFLKWLLNLNIISFLINFGFITIPQFLAAEPNNLSFTGLELFTGAGYFQQTVLYYGFYTNATISKVENGPSYNMQLAYIFTVGIYFVICFLILLFSMAKFFSRNINPQTFSVNASKLLCTWDFNITNEKAVKLQQKNLHTQIKEGLTEVNKEVRNFSVMERVVRIATHLLAWLASLGTAAAACAGVYFLSINNLELFMKGYRNDLESQTAMLVLPVIVSLLNTLIPFFFSWLGHLEKFQTPGQHIYVTITRNTILKMSVVGILCYYWLNIVATSESQCWETLVGQDIYRLVLVDFIFCLLGSFFGEFLRRIIGTTVCMSLGLPEFDIGRNVLDLIYAQTLTWIGILFSPLLPGIQMIAFFIVFFVKKVSLMRNCQPPRKVWRTAQMMTSFIFLLFCPSFLGVLSVIGVTVWRLKPSEECGPFRGLSSMYAAVDEWVQILESYTASKWVVWIYHNLISSELFFFILSSILLIVTYLYWQIIQGRKTMTELLRKQINNAGKDKIFLLKKLRALQRAKRSSSALGGRGQQVSQTAQLLLFNYLVQVHGSPPAVQTGCWFGKRLYLKLHLNVCYLTPKGCCESSLTICSRLEFNLDIEKSLPSPDIIYGYETSRKHS; from the exons ATGTCTTATCATTACAATGAAGCCTTTGAAAATCCAGACTACCACTTCTCAGAGACATTGGAAATTGATAGAAG GGGGAGTTCTCAAAGGAATCGATTATCTTACCAAACCCCTTATGATTCATCTCTGCATGGTTCTTTTGGAGAACACAGAGGCAGGGAGCAGAACTACCCTGTGGCCATCCCAATGGATTCCCTGGGACCTGGCTCTGACTACAGCCAGGATTTACCCAGAACAGGTCCATATGGAAATTTCACAG ACAGTCTTTCCTTTGAGCCTGAGCCAGAAGAGACTTACACCCCCTATTCTACCTTCCATATGCTGGATTATCCCTACACTCATGGAATTTCCAGTGGATCAGAAG ACAGCTTCATTCGGAGACGCAACCGAAGACCACCTGATGAGATCTTCATGACTTCTTCCAGCATGTTTGAAACAGATCCAGTGTGCAGTGAAG AGGAAGATTTAGTTAGAAGTCTTGCAAGTATGTCCACCAATGAAAGGATTAAAACAATCCAGAAGATGCCAGAGACcatgagaaaaaagagagagatcag AAACAAAGTTCttaaagaaataacaaaaaaatcaagGCATCGTGGTGCTCAGTGTACACAgtgtctgcagggagcagcagtg tCATTTCGGCGATTTGGAAATAACctttcagaatattttcacCAACTGCGGCTGTGGCACAAGACTCTGAAGATCATTGGTGCTGAGTTTGGAACAAGTGTTCTTTCTTACTTTGTTTTCTTGAAGTGGCTGCTAAATTTGAACATCATCTCATTCCTCATAAACTTTGGTTTCATCACAATTCCTCagtttcttgcagcagaacCAAATAACCTTTCGTTCACGGGCCTGGAGCTGTTCACTGGAGCT GGTTATTTTCAACAAACAGTGCTCTACTATGGCTTTTACACCAATGCTACAATCAGTAAAGTGGAGAATGGTCCATCTTACAACATGCAACTGGCCTATATTTTCACTGTTGGAATATATTTTGTCATCTGTTTTCTTATCTTGTTGTTCAG CATGGCAAAATTCTTCTCCAGGAACATTAACCCTCAGACATTCTCTGTGAATGCCAGCAAGCTGCTCTGCACTTGGGACTTCAATATAACTAATGAAAAAGCTGTGAAACTGCAACAAAAGAATCTCCACACACAAATAAAG GAAGGGCTCACTGAAGTAAACAAAGAAGTTCGAAATTTTTCTGTGATGGAGAGAGTTGTTCGTATTGCTACTCATCTTCTTGCTTGGCTTGCTTCcctgggaacagcagcagctgcttgtgcTGGTGTTTACTTCCTCTCCATTAATAACCTCGAG CTGTTTATGAAAGGGTATAGAAATGATCTAGAGAGCCAAACTGCCATGTTGGTGCTACCTGTGATTGTATCTCTCCTCAACACATTGATCCCATTCTTCTTCTCCTGGCTTGGGCACCTGGAGAAGTTTCAGACTCCAGGACAACACATATATGTCACTATTACCAG AAATACCATCCTGAAAATGTCAGTTGTTGGAATACTGTGCTACTACTGGCTTAACATCGTGGCTACCTCAGAGTCACAG TGCTGGGAAACTTTGGTTGGCCAAGATATTTATCGTCTTGTTCTAGTTGACTTcatattttgtttgcttggcTCTTTCTTTGGGGAGTTTTTACGAAG AATTATTGGAACTACAGTCTGCATGAGCCTAGGGCTGCCAGAATTTGATATTGGACGAAATGTTTTAGATTTGATCTATGCACAGACTTTGACCTG GATTGGTATCCTGTTTTCACCTCTGTTGCCTGGTATCCAGATGATAGCATTTTTTATAGTATTTTTTGTGAAAAAG GTCAGTCTGATGAGGAATTGCCAGCCCCCTCGCAAAGTCTGGAGAACTGCTCAAATGATGACATCcttcattttcctgctgttttgtccttccttccttggaGTCCTGTCTGTCATTGGAGTCACTGTCTGGAG GTTAAAACCTTCAGAAGAATGTGGCCCTTTCAGAGGTTTGTCTTCTATGTATGCCGCAGTCGATGAGTGGGTACAAATACTGGAAAGTTACACTGCCTCAAAATGGGTAGTGTGGATCTACCATAATTTAATTTCAAGTGAACTTTTCTTCTTCATCCTGTCTAGTATTTTACT AATTGTTACTTATCTTTACTGGCAAATAATACAAGGAAGAAAGACCATGACTGAACTCTTACGTAAGCAAATTAATAAT GCAGGAAAAGATAAGATATTTCTGCTCAAAAAGCTACGAGCACTGCAAAGGGCAAAGCGAAGCTCATCTGCACTGGGAGGAAGAGGCCAGCAGGTCAGTCAGACTGCTCAGCTTCTGCTGTTTAATTACTTGGTACAGGTCCATGGGTCTCCTCCAGCTGTGCAAACAGGCTGCTGGTTTGGGAAAAGGTTGTACTTAAAGCTTCATCTAAATGTTTGCTACTTAACTCCAAAAGGATGCTGTGAAAGTTCCCTAACTATTTGTTCCAGGCTGGAATTCAATCTGGATATAGAAAAGTCCTTACCTTCACCAGACATAATTTATGGTTATGAAACTTCAAGAAAACATTCCTAA
- the GDE1 gene encoding glycerophosphodiester phosphodiesterase 1 isoform X2, which produces MHDDTVERTTDGAGRLRDLTFEEIRKLNPSAKHRLRSQFQDEKVPTLREAVVESMHHNLTIYFDVKGHANQAVDALKQLYQEFPQLYNSSIVCSFMPDVVYKMRQADRNVVTALTHRPWQLSHLGDGTPRFNSFWKHFLYMVMDVILDWSLHSFLWRLCGVSAFLIQKNFVSQDYVRHWSSRGIRVVAWTVNTFAEKSYYESVLECSYITDSLVEDCDPHY; this is translated from the exons ATGCACGATGACACAGTCGAAAGGACAACTGATGGGGCTGGGAGACTGCGGGACCTGACTTTTGAGGAAATCAGGAAGCTTAATCCATCTGCAAAACACAGGCTACG GAGCCAGTTCCAAGATGAAAAGGTGCCAACTCTGAGAGAAGCTGTTGTGGAGTCTATGCATCACAATCTTACCATCTACTTCGATGTCAAAGGCCATGCAAATCAG GCAGTTGATGCCCTGAAACAACTCTACCAGGAATTTCCACAGCTGTATAACAGCAGCATTGTCTGTTCTTTCATGCCAGATGTCGTTTATAAG ATGAGACAAGCTGACAGAAATGTTGTGACAGCACTGACACacaggccctggcagctgagTCACCTGGGAGATGGGACACCCCGATTCAATTCCTTCTGGAAGCATTTCTTGTACATGGTGATGGATGTCATTCTGGACTGGAGCCTACACAGTTTCTTGTGGCGATTGTGTGGGGTTTCAGCTTTCCTCATACAGAAAAATTTTGTTTCTCA GGACTACGTGAGGCACTGGTCTTCCAGAGGAATTCGAGTGGTTGCCTGGACAGTGAACACGTTTGCAGAGAAAAGCTACTACGAAAGTGTCCTTGAGTGCAGCTACATCACCGACAGCCTGGTGGAGGACTGTGACCCTCACTACTGA